ATCCCTCTTAGCTGGCAAAAAGATTATGTATACAAGTGCGATGGGGCTAATAAAACTTGTCCTAACCCAGCACCACTAGGAGGACAGAAGTAATTAGAAAAAAGATGCTTTTTAGCTCTATTGGCCGGAATACGGCTGTAATTATTAGGGTGGTTAATAGATATACTGGTTAAGCAATTTGGTTGCTATGGCAATATTCTAGTAACCTATAATTTCAATCTTTATCTAATGGCAACAAATTTTGTGCTTGTGCTAGCTGCAAAACAGATAGTGTAACGCCATCGCGTATTTCCCCAGCGCGAATTTTTTCCATGATTTCACGAGGCGCGATCGCCACAATTGGCCCAAAAGCTTCGCCCTCTTCTGGACTAGGATGTGGCTTACCACCTTCCAGCACAACCCAATAAGCTTGTATTATTCCTGCGGATAGCCCCGTATCTGACGCTAGAGAACCAATATCGCGTATATCCTTAACTTCAAGACCAAGTTCTTCTGAAATTTCGTTTTTCGCAGTTTCAGCAAGACTAAAATCTTTCTGTTTATATCCCTTTGGACATTCTAATTCCCAGCGACGTGTCGCATGGCGAAAAATTTTTCTTAGATATATTAAACCATCACAAAATGGCAGCATAACCACGCCCAATGGCCCATCTAATCCAGCACGTTGCAAAACCCTAAAATAAGTTGAAGTTTGTCCGCTAGGGAATCTAACGGGATCTCGAATAACCAAAATATGGTCATCCTCTAGGAGTACGCCTACAGATGCAAGATCGCTATTAAGATTTAAAGACTGAAGCTTTTCGCGGTAGGTTTCAACAATTTCTGCGATCGCTTGCGAGTCAGTAACTATTTCGATTTCTCCCTTGGTATGGTCTCCTAGATAACGTGCTTCTTCCGGGAGACGGGATAGGTAATCTAATGGGTCTGATTGCATGATTTTCTCCTCGCAAAAAAGGTTTTTTTCCTCTAGATCTTCAATAAGGCTAACGATAGCTAGACCAAATTGCATTATCTTTTGGCGGAACCTTTTCAAAATCGCTTAGCGATCGCACGCACTACCTTACGTTAACTTTTCCTTAAGCCAAGGCGTCGCACAAGCAAAGTTATTCCGCCTCCCGCGTATGTGTGCGAAACTTCCTACCTATACTTTTTATATATTCTGGTAAGACACAAAACAGATTTGCTACTCTAGCAGAAAGGTTGTAGCTTAACTTAGGACGATTGGAATATACCGATATGGCAAAAGATCAAGTCACTAAACTGTTCAGAGCTGCTCAAGCTGACGATGATTTACGGGAAAAACTCAACACAGCCCGCGATGTGGAAACATTGGTTAAGCTGGCTCAAGAATCTGGCTATGACTTCACCGTTAAAGAATGGAACGAGGTGACTGGCTTCTCTGTTGAAGAACTTCCGTCTAAAATATCCGATATTCCAGGTATTTAAATTTCTTCGGCTACAAGGGTGGGAATAACCACCCTTTGTTTTTTTATCGGGTTTTGTGTGGACAATACAGGGCTATTGCTCATCTTTTAACATCTTGCGAATATCATCTAGAGGCGATTCAGGCTCTTTAGGCTTATCAGGGCAAAATTCTAGACAGACTTCCTTTGCTATAATGTTTCCATGAATTCGCAGTTTTCCTTTTTCCCAACCTCTAGCACCAATTCTAAGAATCTGGCAATCTATTACACCACTATATTTAATTTCACTTAATTGAATAGGCACTACGCCAATAGATACGTTACTGAACAAGTTAGAAATAGAGCCACC
The Microcoleus sp. FACHB-831 DNA segment above includes these coding regions:
- a CDS encoding NUDIX hydrolase; the protein is MQSDPLDYLSRLPEEARYLGDHTKGEIEIVTDSQAIAEIVETYREKLQSLNLNSDLASVGVLLEDDHILVIRDPVRFPSGQTSTYFRVLQRAGLDGPLGVVMLPFCDGLIYLRKIFRHATRRWELECPKGYKQKDFSLAETAKNEISEELGLEVKDIRDIGSLASDTGLSAGIIQAYWVVLEGGKPHPSPEEGEAFGPIVAIAPREIMEKIRAGEIRDGVTLSVLQLAQAQNLLPLDKD
- a CDS encoding Nif11-like leader peptide family natural product precursor; the encoded protein is MAKDQVTKLFRAAQADDDLREKLNTARDVETLVKLAQESGYDFTVKEWNEVTGFSVEELPSKISDIPGI
- a CDS encoding KGK domain-containing protein codes for the protein MNDEFYPLENCDDDVVLLNQDTFKISKLKELVKQNIHTKWYTDTYNYQTNKPGGSISNLFSNVSIGVVPIQLSEIKYSGVIDCQILRIGARGWEKGKLRIHGNIIAKEVCLEFCPDKPKEPESPLDDIRKMLKDEQ